The Methanococcus voltae genome has a window encoding:
- the aroE gene encoding shikimate dehydrogenase, with product MLNSNLCNLVNSKTRILGVIGHPIAHSLSPVMHNSIIFKNKVNQLNSEAISKNIDTIEKLKEFKYLKSNLIDNLNYVYIAFDISPENLKNMVVSAKTLNIHGLNVTIPYKIDVMQYLDEIDEDAEKIGAVNTILFENGNSKGYNTDGLGFRKAIEELMETRNLNTSNSTIKSKKILVLGAGGASRSICYEMSKDNFVTITNRTFEKAEALEKYLKSIGHKNVNSIKLDEFNNINNLMDYDIIVNTTSLGMHPNIDETVINLSKLPENSLVGKFVVDIIYNPFETKFLKQASEKGAVTQNGLSMLVHQGAISFEIWTGLKPDVEIMKNSLIKELNSK from the coding sequence ATGTTAAATAGCAATTTATGTAATCTAGTAAATTCAAAAACTAGAATTCTCGGGGTAATTGGTCATCCAATTGCTCATTCGCTATCCCCTGTTATGCACAATTCGATTATTTTTAAAAATAAGGTTAATCAATTAAATAGTGAAGCTATTTCTAAAAATATCGACACCATCGAGAAATTAAAGGAATTTAAATACTTAAAAAGTAATTTAATTGATAATTTAAATTATGTGTACATTGCATTTGACATTTCACCGGAAAATTTAAAAAATATGGTAGTTTCTGCAAAAACTTTAAACATTCATGGCTTAAACGTTACAATACCGTATAAAATCGATGTTATGCAGTATTTAGATGAAATAGATGAAGATGCTGAAAAAATAGGTGCGGTAAACACCATATTGTTTGAAAATGGCAATTCTAAAGGGTATAATACTGATGGATTAGGATTTAGAAAAGCTATCGAAGAATTAATGGAAACCCGTAATTTAAATACCTCAAATAGCACAATTAAAAGTAAAAAAATACTTGTTTTAGGCGCAGGTGGTGCTAGTAGGTCGATTTGTTACGAAATGTCGAAAGATAACTTTGTTACAATTACAAATAGGACTTTTGAAAAAGCAGAAGCTCTTGAAAAGTACTTAAAATCAATTGGTCATAAAAATGTTAATTCAATTAAATTGGACGAATTTAATAATATAAATAATTTAATGGATTACGATATTATTGTAAACACTACTTCGTTGGGAATGCACCCAAATATTGATGAAACAGTTATTAATTTATCAAAATTACCTGAAAATTCACTCGTTGGGAAATTTGTAGTTGATATAATCTACAATCCTTTTGAAACAAAATTTTTAAAGCAGGCATCTGAAAAAGGGGCTGTTACTCAAAATGGTCTCAGCATGTTGGTACATCAAGGCGCTATTAGCTTTGAGATTTGGACGGGTCTTAAACCAGATGTTGAAATCATGAAAAATAGTTTAATTAAAGAATTGAACTCCAAATAA
- a CDS encoding L-serine ammonia-lyase yields the protein MDSLKELFKIGHGPSSSHTMGPQKAANEFKNYLIQNNIDFDYYDVELYGSLASTGKGHLTDKIIRDTLVPKTVNIYWKPEIVKKYHTNALKIKAILNDKNNDKNKNNKNNKNNKNQNVVAEEIYYSIGGGTVVKDSEMTGTKDFKPYKKPVYPFDKMEDILSWCEENGKELWQYVEDFEENDIWHYLSNIWEVMQKSIENGLHKSGVLPGPLKLPRKAKRIYKQARMRKTRFSTNGKLYAYALAVAEENADGGVIVTSPTCGSSGIVPALLKVLEEEYSLTEDEILKALAIAGLVGNLVKENASISGAEVGCQGEVGTACAMAAAMASYILGGTNQQIEYAAEMALEHHLGMTCDPVGGYVQIPCIERNAVASVRALDSANFTLFTDGRHRVSLDQVIITMKETGEDLKCGYKETSKAGLAKYYMNTEFEN from the coding sequence ATGGATTCTTTAAAAGAATTATTCAAAATAGGTCACGGACCTTCAAGTAGCCATACAATGGGACCTCAAAAAGCGGCCAATGAGTTTAAAAATTATTTAATTCAAAATAATATAGATTTTGATTATTATGATGTTGAATTATACGGAAGTTTAGCATCTACAGGGAAAGGACACCTGACTGATAAAATTATACGAGATACATTAGTGCCTAAAACGGTAAATATCTATTGGAAGCCCGAAATAGTAAAAAAATATCACACAAATGCCTTAAAAATTAAAGCAATATTAAATGATAAAAATAATGATAAAAATAAAAATAATAAAAATAATAAAAATAATAAAAATCAGAACGTAGTTGCTGAAGAAATTTACTACTCCATTGGCGGAGGAACAGTTGTAAAAGATTCGGAAATGACTGGAACCAAAGATTTTAAACCATATAAAAAACCAGTATATCCTTTTGATAAAATGGAAGATATATTATCATGGTGTGAAGAAAATGGGAAAGAATTATGGCAATATGTAGAAGATTTTGAAGAAAATGATATATGGCATTATTTGAGCAATATTTGGGAAGTTATGCAAAAATCAATTGAAAATGGATTACACAAATCTGGAGTATTACCGGGACCCTTAAAATTGCCGCGTAAAGCAAAACGGATATATAAACAAGCTAGAATGAGAAAAACACGTTTTTCAACCAATGGAAAGCTGTATGCCTATGCTTTAGCAGTTGCTGAAGAAAATGCTGATGGGGGCGTAATTGTTACTTCACCTACTTGTGGGTCTTCGGGAATAGTTCCTGCATTATTAAAAGTTTTAGAGGAAGAATATAGCCTTACTGAAGATGAAATTTTGAAAGCTCTTGCTATTGCGGGCTTAGTTGGAAACTTAGTTAAAGAGAACGCCTCCATTTCCGGTGCAGAAGTTGGTTGTCAAGGTGAAGTCGGGACAGCTTGTGCTATGGCTGCAGCTATGGCGTCATACATACTCGGCGGTACCAACCAACAAATTGAATACGCTGCTGAAATGGCTTTAGAACATCATTTAGGCATGACTTGTGACCCAGTTGGCGGTTATGTGCAGATACCTTGTATTGAAAGAAATGCGGTGGCTTCAGTACGAGCTTTAGACTCTGCAAATTTTACCTTATTTACGGATGGTCGCCATAGGGTTAGTTTAGACCAGGTTATTATAACAATGAAAGAAACGGGCGAAGATTTGAAATGTGGCTATAAAGAAACTTCGAAAGCAGGTTTAGCCAAATATTATATGAATACAGAATTTGAAAATTAG
- a CDS encoding rubredoxin-like domain-containing protein yields the protein MTWWKCSNCGYIFEGDEVPDQCPNCGEKCTFYDVSCYTPECGFCGIDPKIAGRRQEESRL from the coding sequence ATGACTTGGTGGAAATGTTCAAACTGTGGATATATATTCGAAGGTGACGAAGTACCTGACCAATGTCCAAACTGTGGGGAAAAATGTACTTTCTATGACGTATCTTGTTATACGCCAGAATGTGGTTTTTGCGGAATTGACCCAAAAATTGCAGGTCGGAGACAAGAAGAAAGTAGACTTTAA
- a CDS encoding ArsR/SmtB family transcription factor has protein sequence MQNKNYTLSSVDDTEKTEKFDVIKDSEIITLLGRKSVLSVLKCLEHKGACRYVDIYNTIDVSKGTLYNNLENLVDMNLIVIKLDGRKVIYELSDCGRQILHGVNNLIHYFNENCVK, from the coding sequence TTGCAAAATAAAAACTATACACTTAGTTCGGTTGATGACACAGAAAAAACAGAGAAATTTGATGTGATAAAAGACTCCGAAATAATAACGCTTTTAGGTCGTAAAAGTGTCTTAAGTGTCTTAAAATGTTTAGAACATAAGGGGGCGTGTAGGTATGTTGACATATACAATACAATAGACGTCTCAAAGGGTACTTTATACAATAATTTGGAAAATCTTGTAGATATGAACTTAATAGTTATTAAATTGGACGGTAGAAAAGTAATTTACGAATTATCCGATTGTGGACGGCAGATATTACATGGAGTAAATAATTTAATCCATTATTTTAATGAAAATTGTGTTAAGTAA
- a CDS encoding carboxymuconolactone decarboxylase family protein has product MKQQVFYGKGMPLVKQENPELYNAIVALNDAVFNGKVLDYKTQKLIAIAITAASGDKRGTFKQIYSGMNHLAITHDEVMDALNMVLLTSGMPPFIKAVRVLEKVEKEIEADKKQCKS; this is encoded by the coding sequence ATGAAGCAGCAAGTATTCTACGGCAAGGGAATGCCTCTTGTAAAACAGGAAAACCCTGAATTGTATAATGCAATCGTGGCTTTAAACGATGCGGTTTTTAATGGGAAGGTTTTGGACTACAAAACTCAAAAATTAATTGCTATAGCCATTACAGCAGCTAGCGGGGATAAAAGAGGAACTTTTAAACAAATATACAGTGGTATGAACCACCTTGCAATAACCCACGATGAAGTAATGGATGCTTTAAATATGGTTTTATTAACATCTGGAATGCCACCTTTCATTAAAGCAGTAAGGGTTTTAGAAAAAGTAGAGAAAGAAATCGAAGCTGATAAAAAACAGTGTAAATCATAA
- a CDS encoding class II SORL domain-containing protein, whose amino-acid sequence MNKHVQTLKEGTDFEKKHVPMIECKDEVAVNELYEVKVHSAGVDHPMDDGHFIQYIELRIGDLTVYRGSMTQYVKPELTVTLKAPSEGHEGLTMTLKAFMFCNLHGLWTYEKEIAIKK is encoded by the coding sequence ATGAATAAACATGTACAAACTCTTAAAGAAGGAACTGATTTTGAAAAAAAGCACGTTCCAATGATAGAATGTAAAGATGAAGTTGCTGTTAATGAATTATATGAAGTAAAAGTACATAGTGCAGGTGTTGACCACCCTATGGATGATGGTCACTTTATACAGTATATAGAACTTAGGATAGGGGACTTAACAGTATATAGGGGTAGTATGACGCAGTATGTTAAGCCTGAATTGACAGTAACCTTAAAGGCTCCTTCCGAGGGTCATGAAGGTTTAACAATGACTTTAAAGGCATTTATGTTCTGTAATTTACATGGTCTTTGGACATATGAAAAAGAAATAGCTATAAAAAAATAA
- a CDS encoding archease, whose amino-acid sequence MSGYEYFETMADIGITSYGETIEKAFENAGRGLFNIMVDIDKIDNKNALGKFQIASDDLLSLLYDYLTELLILHDSEFLLLSNFKINIESIVEEQDDESDNIQNMDNKDSSEKFKEYYTLDCYYFGEEYDNSKHEAKEEVKAITYHKMNISNNEGEFKINFIVDL is encoded by the coding sequence TTGAGCGGATACGAATATTTTGAAACTATGGCCGACATAGGTATTACATCTTACGGAGAAACCATTGAAAAAGCTTTTGAAAACGCAGGTAGGGGATTATTTAATATTATGGTTGATATTGATAAAATCGATAATAAAAATGCACTGGGGAAATTTCAAATAGCTTCTGACGATTTACTAAGTTTATTGTACGATTACCTAACAGAATTGTTAATACTCCACGATTCAGAATTTTTATTACTATCAAACTTTAAAATAAATATTGAATCAATTGTAGAAGAACAAGATGATGAATCAGACAATATCCAAAATATGGATAACAAGGACAGTAGTGAAAAATTTAAAGAATATTATACCTTAGATTGCTATTATTTTGGTGAAGAATACGATAACTCCAAACATGAAGCAAAAGAGGAAGTTAAGGCGATAACTTATCATAAAATGAACATTTCAAATAACGAAGGAGAATTTAAAATAAATTTTATAGTTGATTTGTAA
- a CDS encoding right-handed parallel beta-helix repeat-containing protein — MKSNYLSYALFSILLLTLLGSACAAEYNISASNFTEPGIVGLTIEESGIYNLNESVMVDRKNAIYIKTSNVTINGNGHTLTFNSGGIAKNGIRIFNTVIGTTNVTINNLTLDGWDIGVNDAGSNLTMITNLNILNSDSEGMKLTQLINSRVENCSIINSNNGSAILASSGTNCTFNNITIPSSPESCIRLVDCVDYTINGSTLSNSQIGIDLLDSPSSNILKNTIKTCSLTGVHADYAPYSTFKDNEISACEVGFDFYDTDYCDFINNTIKSEDGFASKDMGVKYEISNDWNVSKNNISGYEYGIKVSESDDYNLTENYIWNNSIGVYVDENSDYVNIFNNTIYKNILGISLYSSLKAFPTNVLPNDGILNEDGTGNDGLDHPVILTANMSSEEILYVTGYVGVNNSTSAFADTIVDVYLVNYTTPASGDTNANISNYGGSWIYLGSNTTDGNGVFKTYTNIVGVNTSALVNNSYVTALARNETSGKYYTSEFALNTPVREKIPVCRNLSINISEEVTDRPIWINVTIEPNGYNITYVNATLGNMTYRLDTIDSGTARIYNGTIYTPNSTGVYPIRITTYYNQGGSTPILNIKTCSCDLCGCAINVTGNPVEIRTVTSPQNFIVNNPDEKLVINVTTRNNWTSAAVNNVSISILGDEYWFTELATDVWGANISVPHSKGNYTFTIKAMDNLNNFNTYDGWLYVNDTYFIYNSDIPYYITNPGNYLIMENILQNDDEGILISSDNVTIYGNGYSYNYYNASFNYATDSHYGFAISSGNNVSISNISMENWIYGIIGGYVENSEFENINISNSYAGMMFLEIQNSEIRDNVLKELNLTGILIYTSNSKNITISNNIIYNFTYTPYVFGDSNPSKIYAIEYNTGELNTSKVNSNMNYPVFTNVSYNKTNNSLYVKGFIGRNAPNAGDFGNSKIELYLVNNTTDGDKSNTIHPGSWVLIGVFNTTAAEFNKNIDVSSVNIDNNSYIVASAYLKDIGTSEYSIGYPVFYRDDGSITIGNIYTIPGQTTGTADPIDAYIAIVGIGVPAEINVSILGTGIENNTTTMNLAYINDTWDVYKVSLPASPLEEGLYTLNASTKTASKPSIWKLSSEFGNYFVVDKSAPKISVSFDPMYAKVNGTTNITVTVNDTSPIDKVNVTLNGNNSNIFHLVQKNSTTWYGLLDLGDTPGNQTVMVNISDILGHKNSTTYTNLYIDTEAPIIGNIYVTPEEVALNQNTTIWVLIDDYVNIPENKTNITLKAEDNSTKTYNVTKLADNLFALNIQPNIENMSSGIYQIAVNTSDEYGNNNSTDYIKNLTVLNVNITNNDTYNNYTQFNTGGTTIINLSGIYIEINTTENISSPVSVSELNNPPASGGAFTAGASPWEIQIPLLNSSVINNSYIKVYYNLADFPSNINENSLRLYRYNETTGQWVVFTTPNGGVNIVDDYVWAYTKDTSGKWIVGGSLLASTSGGSVRSSRNRDSFEGVSDDVASVELRSFISNAEVIAGNNIDMGYSTTLTSNGVLASSRASDNITQQTILIGGPVSNPVTRRYRGYLPIPITNEEPGEGIGVIQTFTIGDYTIIVLAGSDRVGTRTAVEYFAQMDELPTDSLKVTFVAGQYKVVRVS, encoded by the coding sequence ATGAAATCCAATTACTTAAGCTATGCCTTATTCTCGATATTATTACTTACACTACTAGGGTCTGCTTGCGCAGCAGAATACAATATAAGTGCAAGTAATTTCACAGAACCTGGTATTGTAGGTTTAACAATCGAAGAAAGCGGTATTTATAATTTAAATGAAAGTGTAATGGTCGATAGAAAAAACGCTATTTACATTAAAACAAGTAATGTAACGATAAACGGAAATGGTCATACATTGACTTTTAATAGTGGGGGAATCGCTAAAAACGGTATTCGTATTTTTAACACTGTTATAGGTACTACCAATGTAACCATTAATAATCTTACATTAGATGGTTGGGATATAGGGGTAAATGATGCAGGTAGTAATTTAACAATGATTACTAATCTTAACATACTAAACTCTGATAGTGAAGGTATGAAACTTACTCAGCTTATAAATTCTAGGGTTGAGAATTGTTCAATTATAAATAGTAATAATGGCAGTGCAATATTGGCATCATCCGGTACAAACTGTACTTTTAACAATATTACAATACCAAGTAGTCCAGAAAGTTGTATAAGACTTGTAGATTGTGTAGATTATACAATAAATGGTTCTACATTATCTAATTCACAAATAGGTATAGATTTACTAGATTCACCAAGTTCAAATATTTTGAAAAATACCATCAAAACATGTAGTTTAACAGGTGTACATGCGGATTACGCACCATACAGTACATTTAAAGACAATGAAATATCTGCATGTGAAGTTGGTTTTGATTTCTATGACACTGATTATTGTGATTTCATAAACAATACAATTAAAAGTGAAGATGGATTTGCATCTAAAGACATGGGTGTGAAATATGAGATTTCAAATGATTGGAATGTATCAAAAAACAATATTAGCGGATACGAATACGGTATAAAAGTTTCAGAATCCGATGATTATAATTTAACTGAAAATTACATATGGAATAACAGCATCGGTGTTTATGTCGATGAAAATTCCGATTATGTAAATATATTCAATAACACAATATACAAAAATATATTGGGAATTTCATTGTATTCATCATTAAAAGCGTTCCCTACGAATGTTTTACCAAATGATGGTATCTTAAATGAAGACGGCACTGGTAACGATGGATTAGACCACCCTGTGATTCTAACTGCAAACATGAGCAGTGAAGAAATACTTTATGTTACCGGTTATGTGGGTGTTAATAATTCAACTAGTGCATTTGCAGATACAATCGTAGATGTTTATTTGGTAAATTACACAACTCCTGCGAGTGGTGACACTAATGCAAATATTAGTAACTACGGTGGAAGCTGGATTTACTTGGGTTCTAACACTACAGACGGAAACGGGGTATTTAAGACATATACCAATATCGTGGGAGTAAATACGAGTGCGTTAGTAAATAATTCGTATGTTACAGCATTAGCAAGGAATGAAACTTCTGGAAAATATTATACATCAGAATTTGCATTAAATACACCAGTTCGTGAAAAAATACCGGTATGTAGAAATCTATCCATAAATATATCTGAGGAAGTAACCGATAGACCAATATGGATAAATGTAACTATAGAGCCGAATGGTTACAATATAACGTATGTAAATGCTACTTTAGGAAACATGACATATCGATTAGATACGATCGATAGCGGAACTGCTAGAATATATAACGGTACCATTTATACGCCAAATTCAACCGGTGTTTATCCAATAAGAATTACAACGTACTATAATCAAGGTGGGTCTACTCCTATATTGAACATTAAGACTTGTTCTTGTGATTTATGCGGTTGTGCAATAAATGTAACGGGTAACCCTGTTGAAATACGAACTGTTACAAGTCCTCAAAACTTTATAGTAAATAATCCTGACGAAAAATTGGTTATAAATGTAACGACAAGAAATAATTGGACTAGTGCGGCAGTAAATAATGTAAGTATCAGTATTTTAGGGGATGAATACTGGTTCACTGAATTAGCTACGGACGTTTGGGGTGCAAACATATCTGTGCCACACAGTAAAGGAAATTACACATTTACAATAAAAGCAATGGATAATTTAAACAACTTCAATACATATGATGGTTGGCTTTATGTAAATGACACATACTTCATCTATAATTCAGACATTCCATATTATATTACCAATCCTGGTAACTACTTAATAATGGAAAATATATTGCAAAATGATGATGAAGGTATTCTTATATCCTCAGATAATGTAACAATTTATGGTAATGGTTACAGTTACAATTACTACAATGCAAGTTTCAACTATGCAACAGATTCACATTACGGATTTGCGATATCATCGGGAAATAACGTTTCAATTAGTAATATTTCAATGGAAAATTGGATATACGGCATAATTGGAGGTTATGTTGAAAATTCAGAATTTGAAAATATCAATATATCAAATTCCTATGCTGGAATGATGTTCTTAGAAATTCAAAATTCCGAAATTAGAGATAATGTTTTAAAAGAACTAAATCTTACAGGAATTTTAATTTATACTTCAAATTCAAAAAATATAACAATTTCAAATAATATAATATATAATTTCACTTACACGCCATATGTATTTGGAGATAGTAACCCAAGCAAAATTTATGCAATAGAGTACAATACAGGTGAATTAAACACTTCAAAAGTAAATAGCAATATGAATTACCCTGTATTTACAAACGTATCATATAATAAAACAAACAATTCTTTATACGTTAAAGGATTTATTGGGCGTAATGCACCAAATGCGGGAGACTTTGGAAATTCAAAAATTGAATTATATCTTGTAAACAATACAACTGACGGAGATAAATCCAATACAATCCACCCTGGAAGTTGGGTACTAATAGGTGTATTCAACACAACTGCGGCAGAATTTAATAAAAATATTGATGTATCTTCAGTAAATATTGATAATAATTCATATATTGTAGCATCAGCATATTTAAAAGACATAGGTACTTCCGAATACTCAATAGGATACCCAGTATTCTATAGGGATGATGGAAGCATAACTATTGGAAACATATATACAATTCCTGGGCAAACTACAGGAACGGCTGACCCTATAGACGCTTATATAGCAATCGTGGGAATAGGTGTTCCAGCTGAAATCAATGTTTCGATATTAGGAACAGGAATTGAAAACAACACCACAACAATGAATTTGGCATACATAAATGATACGTGGGACGTTTATAAGGTAAGCTTACCAGCTTCACCACTTGAAGAAGGATTATACACCTTAAACGCATCTACGAAAACAGCAAGTAAACCATCTATTTGGAAACTCTCATCCGAATTTGGAAACTACTTTGTAGTAGATAAATCAGCTCCAAAAATAAGTGTTTCATTTGACCCAATGTATGCAAAAGTAAATGGAACAACTAATATTACAGTTACAGTAAACGATACAAGCCCAATAGATAAAGTAAACGTTACACTTAATGGTAACAACAGTAATATATTCCATCTAGTTCAGAAAAACTCTACAACCTGGTATGGCCTCTTGGATTTAGGTGATACACCAGGTAACCAAACAGTTATGGTAAATATATCTGATATATTAGGTCACAAAAATTCGACTACGTACACAAACTTGTACATAGATACAGAAGCACCAATCATCGGAAATATTTATGTAACACCTGAAGAAGTAGCTTTGAACCAAAATACAACAATTTGGGTTTTAATTGACGATTACGTAAATATACCTGAAAATAAAACAAATATTACATTAAAAGCAGAAGATAACAGTACAAAAACATATAACGTTACAAAATTAGCAGATAATTTATTTGCTTTGAATATTCAACCAAATATTGAGAATATGAGTTCAGGAATTTACCAAATTGCAGTAAATACTTCTGACGAATATGGAAATAATAATTCAACAGATTATATTAAAAATTTGACTGTATTAAATGTAAATATTACAAATAACGATACGTACAATAATTACACGCAATTTAATACAGGCGGTACAACAATAATTAATTTATCTGGAATATACATTGAAATAAACACCACGGAAAATATTTCCTCGCCAGTATCTGTCTCTGAATTAAATAACCCACCTGCAAGTGGTGGAGCATTCACAGCCGGTGCAAGTCCTTGGGAAATACAAATACCACTATTGAATAGTTCAGTAATCAACAATTCATACATTAAAGTCTACTATAATTTAGCAGACTTCCCAAGTAATATTAATGAAAATAGCTTGAGATTGTATAGATACAACGAAACAACTGGACAATGGGTCGTATTTACAACACCTAATGGTGGAGTAAATATTGTAGATGATTATGTATGGGCATACACAAAAGATACATCAGGTAAATGGATCGTAGGTGGTTCTTTACTTGCTTCCACTAGTGGAGGATCTGTTAGAAGCAGTAGAAACAGAGATAGCTTTGAAGGGGTATCCGATGATGTAGCATCAGTTGAATTAAGAAGTTTCATATCCAATGCAGAGGTAATCGCTGGAAACAACATTGATATGGGCTATTCAACTACATTAACCAGTAATGGAGTTTTAGCATCAAGTAGGGCATCAGACAACATTACACAGCAAACAATACTTATCGGAGGTCCTGTATCAAACCCTGTAACACGTAGATACAGAGGTTATTTGCCGATACCGATAACAAATGAAGAACCTGGAGAAGGAATAGGCGTTATTCAAACCTTTACAATAGGCGATTATACCATAATAGTCCTTGCAGGTTCTGATAGGGTAGGAACTCGAACTGCTGTTGAGTATTTCGCACAAATGGATGAATTACCAACAGATAGCCTAAAGGTAACATTTGTAGCAGGACAATACAAAGTTGTAAGAGTTTCCTAA
- a CDS encoding DsrE family protein, with amino-acid sequence MKISLLVFSYEKDGAPMNTLMFHVLLFAKELKEKGEDVKILFEGEGVQWAKELINPEHPFKKHVEYLKDNFVACEACSSMHGILDDIVGKVAIENDLHGHISLKKYLDDDGKVVEF; translated from the coding sequence TTGAAGATTTCATTATTGGTTTTTTCCTATGAAAAAGATGGAGCACCAATGAATACATTAATGTTCCATGTTTTATTATTTGCAAAAGAATTAAAAGAAAAAGGCGAAGATGTAAAGATATTGTTTGAAGGTGAAGGAGTACAATGGGCAAAAGAATTAATAAACCCAGAACATCCATTTAAAAAACATGTCGAATATCTAAAGGATAATTTTGTAGCTTGCGAAGCTTGTTCCAGTATGCACGGGATTTTAGATGACATAGTTGGAAAAGTAGCTATCGAGAATGACTTGCACGGTCATATTAGTCTAAAAAAATATTTGGACGATGACGGAAAAGTTGTAGAATTTTAA
- a CDS encoding cell wall-binding repeat-containing protein, with the protein MTKDLKSSGLKYIITILTILSVLVGVSSVSATEVLLVSDNYADCLTAGTLQEVLNDTVIVTTPWGEYTNESWDAIVAENPETVYIIGGPVAIPTDYDDNLEDNNITYARLNGSNRYETNQEIINRFIERFREANITNITIAYGDDVNGNCTGWGFVILTNGTNLSIDNDTVDYLNITNDTNITIIETPMFNGSTIVKRLNNRGFRVSTQAMTGEVLQLKVQNTRQALIRKMERLTVYGQNMSADPAYQALENKLAEVDENIANENYVQAYACEIELQSMISQYKFTNKKNFKYTGYSTVSTNSSNYTNPGVGYGKTKVKVNNPNKPVK; encoded by the coding sequence ATGACAAAAGATTTAAAATCAAGTGGTTTAAAATACATAATTACAATATTAACCATCCTTTCGGTATTGGTTGGTGTATCCTCTGTTTCTGCAACCGAGGTTTTACTTGTAAGTGACAATTATGCTGATTGTTTGACTGCAGGCACTTTGCAGGAAGTTTTAAACGATACTGTAATCGTTACAACGCCTTGGGGCGAATATACAAATGAATCATGGGATGCAATAGTTGCAGAGAACCCTGAGACTGTTTACATAATCGGAGGTCCCGTAGCAATCCCTACAGATTACGATGATAATTTAGAAGATAATAACATAACATATGCAAGATTAAATGGTTCAAATAGGTATGAAACCAACCAGGAAATAATTAACAGATTCATAGAAAGATTCAGAGAAGCAAATATTACAAATATTACCATAGCATACGGTGACGACGTAAATGGAAATTGCACCGGCTGGGGCTTTGTAATTCTCACAAATGGAACTAATTTATCAATTGATAATGATACGGTAGATTATTTAAATATTACAAATGATACAAACATTACAATTATTGAAACACCTATGTTTAACGGTTCAACAATTGTAAAAAGACTTAATAACCGTGGATTTAGAGTAAGCACTCAAGCAATGACTGGGGAAGTCTTACAATTAAAAGTTCAAAATACAAGACAAGCTTTAATTAGAAAAATGGAAAGATTAACCGTTTACGGTCAAAACATGTCTGCTGACCCTGCATACCAAGCATTAGAAAATAAATTAGCAGAAGTAGACGAAAATATCGCAAATGAAAATTATGTACAAGCATATGCCTGCGAAATCGAACTTCAAAGTATGATTTCACAATACAAATTCACAAATAAAAAAAACTTTAAATACACAGGATACTCGACTGTAAGTACCAACTCAAGTAACTATACTAATCCTGGAGTAGGTTATGGGAAAACCAAGGTAAAAGTCAATAATCCAAATAAACCAGTTAAATAA